In the genome of Candidatus Microbacterium phytovorans, one region contains:
- a CDS encoding lysoplasmalogenase → MTQQRTLASRLEVTRWWGFWLYGAVALAHVAAITFGLDAIEYPTKLMLMPALALAAMWALRGSSLDRAATILYLALAFSWLGDGAAWFFPYLDDELPAMLACFGLAHLAYIALFAFRVRERAIPPWTLSYAAWWGVMIAVLWPHLGALLVPVVIYGAVLAGTAVLATRGSRITAVGGALFLASDTLLALRLFLPGVSADATGPWIMATYAAGQGLLVLGIVLLLRRGLR, encoded by the coding sequence ATGACGCAACAGCGCACCCTGGCATCCCGCCTGGAGGTCACGCGCTGGTGGGGCTTCTGGCTGTACGGAGCGGTCGCCCTCGCGCACGTCGCCGCCATCACCTTCGGACTCGACGCGATCGAGTATCCGACCAAGCTCATGCTTATGCCTGCACTCGCCCTAGCGGCGATGTGGGCGCTCCGCGGGAGCAGTCTCGACCGAGCGGCGACGATCCTGTACCTCGCACTGGCCTTCTCCTGGCTCGGCGACGGGGCCGCCTGGTTCTTCCCCTACCTCGACGACGAACTCCCCGCGATGCTCGCCTGCTTCGGACTCGCCCACCTCGCCTACATTGCACTCTTCGCGTTCCGGGTTCGCGAACGCGCCATCCCGCCGTGGACACTCTCTTACGCCGCATGGTGGGGAGTGATGATCGCCGTCCTCTGGCCCCACCTCGGCGCACTCCTCGTGCCGGTGGTCATCTACGGCGCAGTGCTCGCCGGCACCGCTGTGCTCGCCACCCGCGGCAGCCGCATCACCGCAGTCGGCGGCGCCCTGTTCCTGGCATCCGACACCCTGCTGGCCCTGCGCCTGTTCCTGCCGGGCGTCTCCGCTGACGCCACCGGCCCGTGGATCATGGCGACCTACGCCGCCGGTCAGGGCCTTCTCGTGCTCGGGATCGTGCTTCTCCTGCGGCGAGGCCTGCGATGA
- a CDS encoding GNAT family N-acetyltransferase, translated as MSEIEIVPASVARFDDVEHALTGGGDGGSCWCQWWMLRARDFEATSNDEKRELLRRDLEAEPASALVAYIDGAPGGWVKVSSRPDQPRLAHTRNLQQSPEPFDDPSVWAITCFVVRKEHRRQGVSERLLDAAIDHARAHGARVIEGYPVDTEVARTSSNALFHGAMSTFAAAGFTEVARPTPSRPIVSLTLT; from the coding sequence ATGTCAGAGATCGAGATCGTGCCGGCATCCGTTGCTCGCTTCGACGATGTCGAGCATGCACTCACCGGCGGAGGCGACGGTGGTTCGTGCTGGTGCCAGTGGTGGATGCTGCGCGCGAGAGACTTCGAGGCCACCTCGAACGACGAGAAGCGCGAACTCCTCCGGCGCGATCTCGAGGCGGAGCCCGCGTCGGCGCTCGTCGCCTACATCGATGGCGCGCCGGGTGGGTGGGTGAAGGTGTCCTCGCGTCCCGATCAGCCGCGGCTCGCGCACACGCGGAACCTCCAGCAGTCGCCCGAACCGTTCGACGATCCGTCGGTCTGGGCGATCACCTGCTTCGTCGTGAGGAAGGAGCATCGCCGGCAGGGAGTATCGGAACGCCTGCTCGACGCCGCGATCGACCACGCGCGCGCACATGGGGCGCGGGTGATCGAGGGCTACCCCGTCGACACCGAGGTCGCCCGCACGTCATCGAACGCCCTGTTCCACGGCGCGATGTCCACCTTCGCCGCGGCCGGCTTCACCGAGGTCGCACGCCCGACGCCCAGCCGGCCGATCGTGTCGCTCACCCTCACCTGA
- a CDS encoding metalloregulator ArsR/SmtB family transcription factor, which produces MGDVYQALADATRRLILDELSERDGQSLFELCGRLAMRHGVASTRQAISQHLSVLEDAGLVRSERAGRTKFLHLNTEPLRAITERWHIEPKE; this is translated from the coding sequence GTGGGAGACGTCTATCAGGCACTCGCGGACGCGACGCGACGGCTCATCCTCGATGAGTTGTCGGAGCGCGACGGGCAGAGCCTGTTCGAGCTGTGCGGGCGACTCGCGATGCGGCACGGCGTCGCATCCACCCGGCAGGCGATCTCCCAGCACCTCAGCGTCTTGGAGGACGCCGGGCTGGTCCGTTCGGAGCGTGCCGGGCGGACGAAGTTCCTGCACCTGAACACGGAACCCCTGCGTGCCATCACCGAACGCTGGCACATCGAACCGAAGGAATGA
- a CDS encoding VOC family protein produces MSIRINLTSVFVDDQSKALDFYTEKLGFVSKHDVPLGEFRWLTVVSPDAPDGPELLLEPDQHPAAKTFTAALVDDGIPAASFAVDDVRGTHARLASQGVRFTQEPTEMGPVVTAVLDDTCGNLIQLSSLA; encoded by the coding sequence ATGAGCATCCGCATCAACCTGACGAGCGTGTTCGTCGATGACCAGTCGAAGGCGCTCGACTTCTACACCGAGAAGCTGGGCTTTGTGTCCAAGCACGACGTGCCGCTGGGGGAGTTCCGGTGGCTGACGGTCGTCTCGCCCGACGCCCCCGACGGGCCCGAGCTCCTTCTCGAGCCCGACCAGCACCCCGCGGCGAAGACCTTCACCGCCGCTCTGGTGGACGACGGCATCCCGGCGGCATCGTTCGCCGTCGACGATGTGCGGGGCACCCACGCGCGTCTCGCGAGTCAGGGCGTGCGCTTCACGCAGGAGCCGACCGAGATGGGACCGGTCGTCACCGCCGTGCTGGATGACACGTGCGGCAACCTCATTCAGCTGAGCAGCCTCGCGTAG